The DNA window TTTCCCGGCGGGGAGATCGTTTTCGACTCCGTGCTTGAAGAGTTCACCAAGGACATCGCCTGGCTATGGCTGCCATTCCTGGTTCTCATGCTGGTTACCAACCTCGGGGTCGCTCACATTGCGCTGAGGCCGGTTCGCACCGCCGTCGCTCAGGCTGAGGCCATCGCGACGCAGGCTACAATTGTCACCATCGACGAAACGGGGCTGCCGGATGATGTGCGGGCTCTTGTGCGAGCGGTCAACCTTGCATTCGCTCGGCTCCGGGCGGGGTATCGCGCACTCGAAGAATTCGTCGCGGACGTTGCTCACGATCTGAGGACGCCGATCGCGGTTCTGAAATTGCAATTGGCCGATCGCGGCGATGACGAGAGGTCCCTATTGGATCCGGAAATCAACCGCATGGAGCGAATGATTGAGCAATTGCTGGACCGGGCCCGCCTAGGCCGGATCCAGCTGTCGCCAGATGATCACGTCGATCTCGGTGAAGTCTGCCGACGGGTGGCGGAGCTTATGGCGCCGCTTGTCGTCACCAGCGGCAGGTCCATCGAGCTGATCGGCGCCGAACGTCCCCTTCCAGTGTCCGGATTGTTCGACGAACTCTTCCGGGCGATGCGAAACCTCGTCGAAAACGCGCTGTCGCACGCGCCAGCCGGCAGTGAGATTTCGGTGGCAATCGACCGTGACAGTTGCTCGGTCAGCGTCATCGACGACGGGCCGGGCTTTTCGGCGTCCATCCTGTCCCGCGACCTGTCCTCGCGGGCGCCCCTGCGCAGCGATCGGCTTGGTGGTGTCGGGCTTGGGCTGTCGATCGCGGCGCGAACTCTAAGGGCCTTTGGCGGTCAGCTGGTCCTTGAAAATGCGCCGCGCCGTGGTGCCAAGGCTACCATGATGCTGAAGCCTTGGGCTCCGCTGGATCGGTCGTCATGACGGTCGGCATCCTGCTTCGTTCGGCCGTTGCCATCCAACCCCTCATTTTCAGAGGCAGCGCAACGGGAGTCAGCCTTATGTTCTCGGGTGCAAATCCGGCAGCGGCAAGCATGGCCTCAAGATCGGCCTCACCGTAGAGACGGTGGGTTTCCGGTCCAGCCAAACGCCAGCGCTTCATGGTATCGCTGTCCGTGACGTAAAGGACGAGCCGCCCGCCCGGCCGCAGCACGCGATGGAGTTCGCGTGCTGCGACGCCTTCTTGATCGAAGAAGTAGGCGACATTGACGGCAAGTATCTTATCGAAACTCGCGTCGGGCCAGGGAAGGTCGAAAAGGCTGCCGACGCGCAAGTCCATCGTGCCACCGGCCCGCATGTTTCGCCGGCGTGCCTGGTCGACCATTTCGGCGGAGCGGTCGATGCCGTGCAGACGGCAACCCGGCGCGGCGGCGAGAATACTCCCGAGCGCCTGTCCCGGACCAAAGCCGACTTCGAGAATCGCCTCGCCCGCCTGAGGGGCCAGCGCGGCGACCGCCCGCTCGTTAGGAGCCCGGTTGAGAGGGACCATGATGTGTCCCAGAAGCCGGCCGGCGACACCCTTCGGGTGGGCGAGCTGGTGGTCGATCCAGCTCCAGAGGTCGCCGCCGTCTCTCTGTTTTGAAAGAATTGGGGTCACGTCTTTGCCTGCAGCTTGGCAAGATCTTCCTTGATCACTTGGCGGCGGCTCTTGTCCCAGAGCGGCCGCAACGGGCTCTCCGGTATCGACAGGGCATAGGTGAAGACTTGGCGCGCCTTGTCATTTTCACCTTGGTTCATCAGGAAATCGCCGTAAAAATACCAGGCGTCGAGGCCCTGCGGCGCGGAGCTCGTCGCCTGCTCTAGGAGGGCCCGGGCTTTCTGGTTGTCACCGAAGGCGATCGGAAAGCCGGGAACACGATAGTAGAGAACCCCGAGGCTGGCCGGTGCACCGGCGTTGAGGGCGGTGGGGTTTTCCGCATAGGCTTTTTCGAGAGTGACCTTTGCCTGCTTGACCAGTGACAGCGCCGAAAAGGCCGATGCCATGGAGGCCTGTTCCGATTTCAGGATGCCGTCCCAGATCTCGGCCTCGACCCGAGTGGGGTAACGGGCCAGAAGAGCGTCCGCTTCCGCGCCGACCTTTTCCATTTCGGCTGTTTGCTTGTCGCCCGGGGGAATTGTGAATTTCACGGTTTCCCAACGGATCTCAAGATCATGCAGGGCGCCGTCGAATGCAGGATCGGCGTCGGCGAACGCCGGGGCGGAGGAGAACACCATGGCGCCGAGAAAGGCAGCGCGAATTGCGGTGACGCGAGTTGAGCTCATTATTTGGATTCCGTGTATGGGGTTGGGACTTCATTTCGCCGTTAGGGCGCGATCGATCAGAGCGGGAAACATGCTCTGGATGAGAATGAAGAGCCGTTCGGGTCCCACGGGGTAAACGGTTCTTCGCCCTTGGCTGACGGCTTTCCAGATTCGCTTGGCCACAGCATCGGGTGCGTCGAGTGACATGCCTTGGCTCTCGATGAGATCATCGAAGGCCGACGCGGCGTCGGTGCGGGTGGCGCGGGGCGCGGCATAGGTGACTTCGATGCCATGGCGCTTCCACTCCCTTCGTAGGGCCAACGAGAAGCCGCGCAGGGCAAACTTGCTGGCGGAGTAGGCGGCAAATTCGGGATAGGCGATTTCGCCGAACACCGAACCGACGTTGACGACGCGCGGCGAGCGCGCTCGGCTCGCCTTAAGCAAAGGAAAGGCCGCGCGTGTAAGCGCCATGGGAGCCAGCACATTGGTTTTAATCAGGCGCTCGACCGCGTCATCATCAAAGGTGTCATGAGGTCCGCCTTCCACGATGCCGGCGTTGTTGACGAGAATATCCAACCGACCCCAGCGGCGGCCGATGGTATCGATCACGCGTGCGCGCCCGGCCGCGGTGGTGAGGTCGGCGGGAATGACAAGCGTGTCGCCGCCGCCGTCGAAGAGGGCAGCCGTCTCAGCCAGTGCGTCGGCTCTCCGTCCGCACAATGCGATATCGGCCCCCTCGCGGTCGGCGGCCAGTGCCAGAGCGCGCCCGATGCCAGAGCCGCCGCCCGTGACCAGGACAAGAGGGGGCTCAGGCTGCATTTGCCAGCCCCTCACGTGCGTCGATCTCCCGGAAGATGCCGCCGTAGAGGTGATGGAAAATCTTGGAATTGTCGATGATCAGGCGTCGGATTGCCGGGTCGGTAAAGCCGTTGACGAGATCGCGGAAGAAAGCGACATGGCTCTGGTCGAGACTGCCGTGCGAGCGGAGGTAAGAAAAGCCGTTGGCGCCTTGCTGGTCCCAGGACTGGCTCAGGCGGTCGGCGAGCTTATCGGCGAGCAGAACCGACATGCCTTCGAGCACATGCACGCTGCCGAGCATGGCGTAGGGGTTCACATGCTCAATGGCGTAATAGCTATAGCCGATCATGGCGATGGTCGCGGGCGACGGATTCCGCTTGCGCACGGCGTCGGCATCGCCGCCGAAAAATACGATATCGTCGAGGATCCACTTCTCGTGGCCGCGCTCTTCCTCCATGTATTCGACCAGCGCGTCCTGATAGCGCTCATCGGTGGTACGGGAAGCTGCCAGAGCCAGCAGTGGAAACGTATGGCTCACGTGGTGATAGGCCTCGCCGAGAAAGGCGAGATAGGTCTCGCGGTCGGCTCCTTCCGCGATTGCCCGCCGGATGAGCGGTATGGAAAGAAAACGCTGCCGCTCGGCTGAGGTTTCTTGCTGAAGCTGGTCATAGAAAGACATGGTTGGTCCTTTGCTGGGGATCGTGTGAGGCTTGGTATCGTCACGCCGCTTGTTCGCGACGGGCCAAAAGGAAAGTCGCGATGGCGTTGCGGCGAACGCGGCCGTTGTCGGTGATGAGCTGCTCGATCCGCGCGGTGGCCAACGAGACCGAAATGGCACGCTCGGGGCGCGCATAGGATGGGAGCGTGACCGTCAGGTCGCGGACAAGACCGGTCAGGTCGGTCTCGCTGGCAGTCATGAACCAGGATTCCGCTGCCGGAGCCGGTATCAGAATGGCGGTCAATGGCTGATCCGACCCGCCTGATACGCAGGCAAGCGCGAGGCGTGGATCCGAGAGCAGGGCGGTTTCCACCCACTCCGGACTGACGTTGCGGCCGTAGCCGGTGATGATCAGATTGTCCTTGCGGCCCAATACGATAAGGTTGCCCGCTTTATCAAAGCGGCCGAGATCGCCGGTTCGCCATGGTCCGAAATGGTCCACTTTTCCGAGGTAGCCTTGCGTTACCGATGGGCCGGAGACGATGATTTCTCCGTCTTCAATGATGACGTCCAAGCCATCGAGCGGCTGGCCGACGGTTCCCGCCACCCTGGCACCCGGACGGTTCAAGGCGACCACGGAACAGCACTCGGAGAGACCGTAGCCCTCGTGGATGGGGATGCCGAGCAAGGCGGCGCGATTGGCGATCGATTCTGGAACCGGCGCACCACCCACGGCGACAAACCGTAGTGAGGCTGGGGCGGTTTGCCCGTTGGCGGATAGTTCCGTCACCCAGATCTTGAGGAGTTGGGGCAGGAGGACCGACGATGTCGGCTTGTGGCGTTCGAAAACGCCTGCCAGCGATCGGACGGCGCCGCATCCGATGGCATCGGCTGTCTCTCGGTCGAAGAATGTCCGGCCACCAACCCTTATCGGAACGAATATCGCGGCGAGCATTTCCAGAAGCAGCGACAACGGCAAGACCGAAAGATAGCTGTCGGCGTGAGTGGCTCGGCTTGCTTCGGCCAACGCGCTGGTAGACCAGGCAATTTGTCGCTCGCCGAGGCGCACGCCTTTGGGCGTTCCCGTGCTGCCGGAGGTGTAGATGATCATGCCGAAGTCCGACGCCGGCTGCGGCAAGCTCGACGCTTCGGTATCAACCTTGACCACCAGGGTGGCGAACCCTTTCAAGGCTTGCTCTGTTTCGGTCTGTCCGTCGATCAGGATCAGCTCGACGCCGGCATCGGCAACGATGTGGGCGATCTGCCCAGCGCTGAAGAAGGTCGGCAGCGGAACGATGGTCTTTCCCGCCGCGGCGGCTGCGATGACAGCCACAGCCCAAGTGACGCCATTGGGCATCAGGAGGCCGACAACCCCAGGCGCCCGCTGGAGCTGGGCGGCGAGATTGCTCACCGCTGCCAGGAACTCACGCCTGTCGAGGTCGTGCTCCGCATCGGCGAAGGCCTTGGCCGTGCCATCGGCGGCGGTGTTATCGAGGAGGGATTCAGATAGCGACGGCATGATCGGCGGTGCCTCCGGGAGAGGTCATGCGAGCCCTGAGATGCTCGATCGAAATGGCGAATACGCGGGGGGATGTCAGATAGTAGCGACCCCAAGTCTCGGGTGAGGGAACGCGGTGAGCCTCGGCGGGGCCAAGATCGATTGGGGATAGCCCCTTGCGCTTCAAAAGCAGGGCAAGGCGGTTTGTCAGCGTGTAGAACGACCAGGTGAAACCGAGGTCGGCAATTTGCGCCGCGACGTTGTCGATGAACGCGCCCGTCTCGAGGGGCGATCTGCTGACCAGGGCGGTGACTTCGCAAATATCTGCGCGTCGGACGTGGCTGCCGATCGCGGCGGCCAGGGTCTGCTCGATAGGCTGATCCAGATAGCATTCAGAGAAGAACCCATCCTTGGGGGCTCTCAGACCGGCAGCACAAAGAAGCTCACCGCTCTTACTATATCTTGCAACCAGTTTCGGTGGGAGTTTTGCGGGGCTTGCAAAGTATGACTTGTGATAAATATCCCGAATAAATTCCTCTATACGGCGATATCGAACGTCGTTCTCGTCTATCAAAACTGAGATACCCATCGTCGTGTCCTGCTTGTTGCCTTGCGGAGACGATGATGTTCCAAGCTTACACGTTGCTTACAGATTTCAGGGCACAGCGTGAAAAGATTGCGGACTTTTCGGGGCGGGCCTGAGTGCCCAGTGTCGCTTCGTGGCTTTTGCACAGGGTAGCCGAAGGGTGGTGGGCTACCCTATCTTGCGTGCGTTCTCCCCCTGACTGATAGCTTTATTCAAACGAATAAAGTCGCAGGGGGCGAAACGAAAATGTCTCAAGGTCGTGACGGGTTTACCAGCACGTTCGGCGCACTGATGGCCACGCTCGGGTCGGCCGTGGGCCTCGGCAACATCTGGAAGTTTCCATCGCTGACCGGCACGAATGGCGGCGCCGGCTTTCTTCTGGTCTATCTCGCCGCCACCATCATCGTCGGTCTGCCGGTGATGATTTCTGAAATCATGCTCGGTCGGACAGCACGGGCGGACGCGATCTCCACTTTCGATAAGTTGGCTCCGAAGAACCAATGGTGGTGGAAGGCGATCGGCTGGATGGGGTTTCTCGCCGCGCTTCTCATCATGGCCTTCTATTCCGAGGTGGCCGGCTGGGTTTACGCCTATATCTTCAAGTCGCTGACTGGTGAGATTGCCACCACTGATCCGAAGGCGGCTGAAGTGGTATTCGGCCAGTTGGTTGCCAACCCGTGGTCTTCGCTCATCTGGCAGTGGGTGGTGCTCGCTCTCACCGGTTTCATCATCGCCTTCGGTGTTTCGAAGGGGATCGAGGCGGTGACGCGCCGCCTGATGCCGCTGCTCTTCATCCTGCTCTTGATCCTGTGCGTCCGCAGCCTGACGCTATCGGGCGCCGGGCAGGGCCTTTCTTTCCTGTTCAGCCCAGACTTTAGCAAGATCACCCCGGCGGTGATGCTCACGGCACTCGGGCTCGCTTTCTTCAAGCTGTCGCTCGGCATGGGCACCATGCTGACCTACGGCAGCTATTTCCGAGAAAATCAGAACATTGCCGCCACGGCGACGCGGGTGGTCTTCGCGGATCTGTCGGTGTCGCTGCTTGCCGGAATTGCCATCTTTCCGGCAGTGTTCGCCTTCGGCTTCGAGCCGGCAGCCGGTCCGTCGCTGGTGTTCATGACCATTCCGGCCGTGTTCACCTCGATGCCCGGCGGCGTCATCTTCATGACGCTGTTCTTCCTGTTGACGGCGATTGCCAGCGTCGGCGCGATCCTCTCCCTGCTGGAAGTCGTGGTGGCCATTCTGTCGGAGCGATTCCATCTTTCGAGGAAGACGGCGGCGCTCAGCACGATTGCCATGATCGCCGTGCTTGGCGTGCCCGCCGCTCTCTCGCAGAGCCTGACGGCGAACTGGAAGATCTTCGGTCTCAACCCGTTCGATCTCTTCGATTTCCTGAGCTCGAACATCCTGCTTCCGGTTGGCGGCATTCTGATCTGCCTGTTCGTCGGCTGGGTGTACGGCCTGGCGGCCCCGGAAAAGCGGCTCGCGGAAGCAGGCTCGCCGATCAATCGCATTGCCATCCGGAGCGTCTTCTTCCTGGTTCGCTTCGTGGCGCCGGTTGCCATCGCCATCGTTCTGCTGAACGGACTCAAGGTGTTCTGACGAGTTGGCGTGTTTCAGTGGGGGCGCCGGGCCATTCCGGCGTTCCTCACTGAGGCGTTCGCAGCCACTGTCTACTCGGCTGCCTTGGCCGCCCGCGCCGAGTTGATGTCTATCAGCCGCCGGGCGATCGCCAGCGATTCCGGCTGCTCCGAGCGATAGCGGGCTTCGATCTCCATGATCAGGAAGGTGTCCGGTAGTACGTCTATTTCGGAGAACAGAGCTTCCCAATCAATGTCGCCCCAGCCGAGCGGCATATGCAGGTCGCCGAGCCCAAGCGCCGTTGCTTCCTGCGGGTAGAATGGCTTGAAGCGGCCGATAGGCCGGCCGAAACTGTCGTGCACATGAAGATGGCCGGTGACGGGAGCCATGGCCGCCAGTTCCGCCTTGAAATCGAGTCCGCGATAGGTCGCTTCGATATAGGCGTGGCTGAAGTCGATGAGCGCCACCAGGTTCGGGTGATTTATGTCTTTGACGGTCGCTGCCAGTTCGGCCGGTGTCTGTCGATATTGCCCTTCCTCGGTCGTGAAGATGTTTTCAAGGGCGATGCGGACCCCATAGCGTTGGGCAAACTCCGCGAGTTCCATCAGCGCCTCGCGCTGGCGTGCGTCAGCACCGGTACGCTCCTTGATCTGCTCCGGTCGCAGTTCACCTCCATGCTGCACCAGCACGCGGGCGTCGATGCGATCGCAGACCTCGACCAGTGCCTTGGCGGCGGAAAGCTGAAGGGGCAGGGTCTCCGGATCCATGAAGTTGGACGCTACCAGTCCATGCACGCTGTAGCGTAGAGGCAGGCGCGCCGTCATGGCTGCCAGCCGGCGCAGCCGGTCGCCAATGATCCGGCCTCCAGCCACCAGGTCGAGGCCGCTGAGCCCGAGTTCGGCGACATCAGCGCCGATGGAGACCAGGCGAGTGAGGTCCTCACCCAGACTATCGATCTCTCCATCCTTGGAGCTGGCGCTGAATCCGGCGGCAACGATGTTGGACATGGCGTGCACCTCTATGGGTTTGTCGACCGGGTGTTGGGGTGGATCGCTCGGAATTCCAGTTTGGCAGTCCGGGGCCAACCTCGGGCAGAAATTTCTGGTCTGTCCTCATTCCGTTTTCCTGACGGTTCGATGAAATTTCGATGATTGTCCCCATGCCGGGCTTGAGGTCGGTCCGCGTTTGAGAGGCTGCGTCGGAGGGCGTCCGTCTGTCCGTCCGTTTCTTCCCAAGATATTGGTGAAAGGGCGCTTTTACGGCAAATAGTGGCTGAAATGCTCACCGAATGAGCTTGTCGATCAGCGCCCTCGGGAGTAGGAGCACACCGTAATCGTTGAGACGCCAACGGGTGGAAGATGGGCGTCTTCGATGCGCAGATCGCCACCCGCGGGACATAAAATCGTGCATGTTAACAAGCTGGTTGTCGTCGGCGTTGGGCACGTCGGCTCCTACGTTCTCGCCGACGCGATGAAGACCGGGCTGTTCGGCAAAATCGGCGTCATCGATGTCTTGAAGAATGTCGCCTACGGAGAAGCGCTCGATCAGGCACACGCCACCGCACTGACCTACATGACCAACGTCGATGTCCGCGATGGCGGATACGAACAGTGCGCCGATGCCGACGTGATCATCGTCGCGGCGGGGTCCAGCGTCACGCCCGACCCGACCAAACCGAAAGCCGAGCCCGATCGGGCGCTTCTGACCAAGGCGAATTGCGGCGTCATCCGCGAGGTCATGGCAGGCATCACGCGCTATACCAGGGATGCCATCGTCATCCTGATCACCAACCCCCTGGATACGATGGTCTATATTGCCGAGAACGAGTTTGGTTATCCGCGAGGCCGCGTTTTCGGCACGGGAACCATGCTCGACTCGGCCCGTCTGCGCAAATTGATCGCCGATACCTACGGCATTGATCCGAAGTCGGTGACCGGCTTCATGATGGGCGAGCACGGGCGGACGGCATTCCCCGTCCTCAGCCACGTCAATGTTGGCGGGATACCCTTCGGAAAGATGGACCAGTACTTCCAGGCGACGCAGGACATTCGGGATCCCGACGTGGTCAAGGCGAGGATCGTCAGCGCCGCTTACGAGGTGCTGAACGGCAAGGGCTGGACCAATGCCGGCGTGGCTCAGGCGGCGATTACGATGGCAAAGGCGGTGTTGCTTGACGAGCGCAGCATCTACCCGGCATCCACGACGCTTCGCGGTCACTATGGACACGATGGCGACGTGGCCTTGAGCATGCCCTGCATGATCGGCCGCGAGGGCATTCTGAAGCAGCTGCCTGTCGAGTTGAACGACTGGGAGGCGAAAAAGCTAGGGGAAGCGGCCGCCTTCATTCAGGCAACCATGAAGGACGCCAGTACCGGACCAGCCTTCAGCCGGTGCTGAGTTTGCGCCCCAGCTTGTCCTCGACCGATGTGATCTTGGTGGCGAGGCGGCTCGTCTCGCCGTCGCGATAATCAACCTTGAGTGCGACTTCGACGCGCGGGCAGTCGGCGCGCATGGCTTCAAAGCATGCGGTCACCACGGCCATCACTTCGTTCCATTCGCCTTCCAGGATGGTGCCCATGGGGGTGAGCTGGTAGGCGACGCCGCTTTTATCGATGATGTCGATTGAACGGGCGACGTAGGGGCTGAGGCTCTCGCCTTTGCCGACGGGATACATCGCAAATTCCAAGAGGACCATTGTGAGGGCTCCTTTTACTGCCGGGCTGGCGGCGTGCCGCAGACACGGGAGCATATAGCTCCGAACGAGCCGTGGGCAGATGGTGTTTCGCCCGGCTTACCCGCGCCACGCATGAATCGGCTTGGCGACTGGAGGTCGCATTCCCTGAAGCGAGCCTTTTTTAAAACACGCAGCTTGGCGATGAAGGTCAAATATCGTCCAGATCAATAAGACATCGAATATTATTTTGATCTGATATTTGATAAGTGATGCGCTCTATGCGCTACTTATTTTATAAAAAGAAAATTGCGCATTTCCCTTGGCTCATGGCAATATTGGTGATGCGCATTCTGTTTTAGAGGCGTGCGTGTCTCATTTGAATTATTGTTATGTGAACTATTACCTTGGAGGTCACAGTTATGTCGACCCAATCTCAATTCACCAGCCATGACGAGTATCTGACCGGTGGGGACGGTCTGCGATTATTTGTGCGCTCATGGTTCCCGACCGGCGTACCACTGGGAATATTGGTGATTTGCCATGGTTTTCTGGCACATAGCGGTCATTACAAGTGGGTTGCCGAGCGTGCGGTCGAGGCCGGTTACGGCGTCTACGCTATCGATCTCCGAGGGCGCGGCAGATCGGAGGGAGAGCGTTTTTTCGTCTCTGAGATTGATGATTATGTGAGCGATCTGGCGCAGGCGGTGTCCCTCGCGTATACGCGCCATGTTGATCTGCCGGTGTTTCTCATTGGCCATAGCGCCGGCGGCGTCGTCTCCGCAGTCTATGCTTTGCGACATCAGAATTTGTTGTCCGGCCTCATTTGCGAGAGCTTCGCCTATCGCGTCCCCGCGCCCCGGATCGCTCTCAGCTTGTTCAAGTTACTCGCCCGCGTAATCCCGAAGGTTCCTGTCCTCAAGCTGAAGACGGTTGATTTCTCGCGTGATCCGGTCGCCGTAGCGGCACTCGACAGCGATCCGCTCATTACAGGAGAAGTCCAACCGCTCCGCACCGTCGCAGCGTTGGTCCACGGTGGAGACGAACTGCAAAAGGGATTCCCGCAGATCAGTTTGCCGCTGTTGATCCTGCACGGCACGGCCGACAAGGCCACCCTTCCGGCAGGCAGCGAAGAGTTTTTTCAGCGTGCCGGATCTGTGGACAAGACGCTTAAGCTCTATGACGGACATTTTCATGATCTGCTGCAAGACATTGGGCGCGAGCAGGTCATGTCGGATATCCTCGGATGGATTGGTCAACATGTGCCGGTCCAAACCGGAAAGACGACGGCTGGTTGAGCCGCCTTATCTATTTTCGAAGCCTGCACGTTTGGTTGTACAAGTCCATCACGGCGCAACCAGATGGGTTTCGTTGGATTCGATGGCTAGTTTACTCATCGTTTCGGACAGCATCGAATTGAAGTTGGTATATTTGAGCGCGGCCGCGTAATTGTTCTCAATGGCGGCTCGGCGTGACTCGTAATCTTCCGGTGTAATGGAATTTATTGCGTGGATGAGTTCATCTTTATTTTTGCAATGAATGATGCCTGATGCATCGAAATGTCGACCAATTTCCGGATCTCCCCAATAGATCGGTACCGTCTTGTTGATGAAGCAGTCGAGTACCTTCTCGGTGAAATAGCCACCGAAGCGGCTATTTTCTATGGCGACCGAGAACCGATACTCCAGAAGGGCTTCCGATTTCGAGGGGATCGGTTTGTAGGCGCGGCCATAGAGATCCAGCTTATCGCGGCAAGCGTCCGCGATAACGTGCCGCAACCGATGACCGAATAGGTCACGCTTTTTGGACGCGATCAGCGAGATGTTGCGTGTTTTTGGAACATCGCCAGGGGGCGTTGTGCATATGTGCGGATTAAAGAACACCGCGTTGGGGCATCTTTTGAGTATTTTTGTCGAGTGGGTAAGGATGTGTTTGAAATTCCAGTAAAAAAACGGCAGCGTAAAGTAATGCCTTGGCTTTATGCCCTGTGGTTCGAGCATCATCAAGGATATAGCGCAGTCGACGCCCCAATAGGGAATGAAATGGCGGCTGCTGAAGTACACGACGACATGATCGTTGGGCGTCAAATCCCCGACGGTTGCATCGGTCTGGGCGGCCGCGGCCGCGGCGTCGTTCAGCGGAGTGTAGGTGCTTAAGGGATGATCGGCCAAGCGCAGATCCCAGCGCAGTTTGGTCGGCTGGTAGAAAATTTTGGGTTCGATCATTCGCTGAACTCACTCCGATCGCATCGTCGGAGCCGTTAGTTATCTGAAGTGGCGATCCGTGTCGTTAGCGTCGGATATCGTCGACCAAATTAGTTGGGCAGATAGCGGCAGTCCAGCGGAACAGTGCGATGTCACGTCTATCCCATCAAATGCGCGCCGCCGGTTGCCTCCCGGTTTAGTCCGGGAGGCAGTTTGACAGGTCAGGCTAATTTGACGATGGCGCAGCCATAGGGTTCGAGCGCGAGGGGCCCTTCTACGACGTTCCCGGTCAGAAGGTCGGTTCCGCGTGGTACGCCTGATGCCGTTACCGGCTCCGCGTCAGTGTTCAGCACGAAGAGCAGCTTGCGGTCTGCCGCCTCGCGAAGCGTCACTTCCACATTCGGCGGCAGGTCCGAGAGGAGCGGTGCGATGCCGGCGGTCGGAAACAGCTGGTCGGCGAGGCCTTCGACCAGCGTCTCGGTGAGATAGGTGCCGACGTAAACCGCGCGTCCTGCCCCGACCTTCCGGCTGGTGACGACGGCGCGACCGCTCGCGAAGCGGTTGCTCCACTGACCCAGCAACTCGACATCCGGCTCGGTTTCCAACAGTTCGTAAAGGTGCGCCGATTCGTGTTCGCGATTGCCTAGCGTGAAATTATACCGTCGCTCCGTTGACCCGGCCGGCAACGTCTTTGCGGGTGTGTGCAGCCCCCATTCGGTGCCTTGAAGAGCGAACAGGCCGTCGGATCCCGGTTCGGCAACCCGGCCGAATTCCTCGATCCGAACGCCGCATAGCCTGGACAATCCGGGGCCGGGTGCCATGGTCCGGATGATATGGTTGTTGTCGTCACGCGTGCCGGTCATGGCGCCGACCACCAGCGTGCCGCCGTTCCGAACGAAGGCCTCCACCCGCTCGTCCCACTCCGGCTTCCACATCACCCAGTGGGGGACATAGAGCAGCTTTAGGCGCGAGAGATCGTCTTCGGGGTGGATAAAGCCGCAGGCGATGCCATTCTTGTAGCAATAGCGGTGCAGCCGCGTCGCGTCCTCCAGAGGGCTCGGCAGG is part of the Pleomorphomonas sp. PLEO genome and encodes:
- a CDS encoding sodium-dependent transporter — its product is MSQGRDGFTSTFGALMATLGSAVGLGNIWKFPSLTGTNGGAGFLLVYLAATIIVGLPVMISEIMLGRTARADAISTFDKLAPKNQWWWKAIGWMGFLAALLIMAFYSEVAGWVYAYIFKSLTGEIATTDPKAAEVVFGQLVANPWSSLIWQWVVLALTGFIIAFGVSKGIEAVTRRLMPLLFILLLILCVRSLTLSGAGQGLSFLFSPDFSKITPAVMLTALGLAFFKLSLGMGTMLTYGSYFRENQNIAATATRVVFADLSVSLLAGIAIFPAVFAFGFEPAAGPSLVFMTIPAVFTSMPGGVIFMTLFFLLTAIASVGAILSLLEVVVAILSERFHLSRKTAALSTIAMIAVLGVPAALSQSLTANWKIFGLNPFDLFDFLSSNILLPVGGILICLFVGWVYGLAAPEKRLAEAGSPINRIAIRSVFFLVRFVAPVAIAIVLLNGLKVF
- a CDS encoding TIM barrel protein, which produces MSNIVAAGFSASSKDGEIDSLGEDLTRLVSIGADVAELGLSGLDLVAGGRIIGDRLRRLAAMTARLPLRYSVHGLVASNFMDPETLPLQLSAAKALVEVCDRIDARVLVQHGGELRPEQIKERTGADARQREALMELAEFAQRYGVRIALENIFTTEEGQYRQTPAELAATVKDINHPNLVALIDFSHAYIEATYRGLDFKAELAAMAPVTGHLHVHDSFGRPIGRFKPFYPQEATALGLGDLHMPLGWGDIDWEALFSEIDVLPDTFLIMEIEARYRSEQPESLAIARRLIDINSARAAKAAE
- a CDS encoding MTH1187 family thiamine-binding protein; translated protein: MVLLEFAMYPVGKGESLSPYVARSIDIIDKSGVAYQLTPMGTILEGEWNEVMAVVTACFEAMRADCPRVEVALKVDYRDGETSRLATKITSVEDKLGRKLSTG
- a CDS encoding lysophospholipase, with the protein product MSTQSQFTSHDEYLTGGDGLRLFVRSWFPTGVPLGILVICHGFLAHSGHYKWVAERAVEAGYGVYAIDLRGRGRSEGERFFVSEIDDYVSDLAQAVSLAYTRHVDLPVFLIGHSAGGVVSAVYALRHQNLLSGLICESFAYRVPAPRIALSLFKLLARVIPKVPVLKLKTVDFSRDPVAVAALDSDPLITGEVQPLRTVAALVHGGDELQKGFPQISLPLLILHGTADKATLPAGSEEFFQRAGSVDKTLKLYDGHFHDLLQDIGREQVMSDILGWIGQHVPVQTGKTTAG
- a CDS encoding glycosyltransferase family 10 domain-containing protein, with the protein product MIEPKIFYQPTKLRWDLRLADHPLSTYTPLNDAAAAAAQTDATVGDLTPNDHVVVYFSSRHFIPYWGVDCAISLMMLEPQGIKPRHYFTLPFFYWNFKHILTHSTKILKRCPNAVFFNPHICTTPPGDVPKTRNISLIASKKRDLFGHRLRHVIADACRDKLDLYGRAYKPIPSKSEALLEYRFSVAIENSRFGGYFTEKVLDCFINKTVPIYWGDPEIGRHFDASGIIHCKNKDELIHAINSITPEDYESRRAAIENNYAAALKYTNFNSMLSETMSKLAIESNETHLVAP